A portion of the Kazachstania africana CBS 2517 chromosome 2, complete genome genome contains these proteins:
- the CSN9 gene encoding Csn9p (similar to Saccharomyces cerevisiae CSN9 (YDR179C); ancestral locus Anc_8.378), translating into MDGRLVEILEDPHTFHFKQEWLDSTDTETRTLLEIFSFGTIKDLTDDLRKEMSPAMIAKLQKLTIISLSEQCRVLTYETIANECLIDNMNDVENFLIQLQGFFRVRLDSVERVAKITDWFDCRDVYANERDLYRVHNLQISKESLIQDLKKWKSKLTQDILG; encoded by the coding sequence ATGGATGGAAGGTTAGTTGAAATACTTGAAGATCCCCATACATTTCACTTCAAACAAGAATGGTTAGACTCTACTGATACAGAAACCAGGACATTGCTTgagatattttcatttggtACAATAAAGGATTTGACGGATGATCTTCGTAAAGAAATGAGCCCAGCAATGATAGCGAagcttcaaaaattaacCATTATCTCCCTTAGTGAGCAATGCAGAGTACTTACATATGAAACAATTGCAAACGAATGTCTCATTGATAATATGAATGATGTTGAGAATTTCCTAATCCAGCTTCAAGGTTTCTTTAGGGTCAGACTAGATTCTGTCGAACGAGTGGCCAAGATAACAGACTGGTTTGATTGTAGAGATGTATATGCCAATGAGCGCGACTTGTATAGAGTCCATAATCTTCAAATCAGTAAAGAGAGCTTGATCCAAGACTTAAAAAAGTggaaatcaaaattgacACAAGATATTCTGGGTTAA